CCAGGATCTCCGGCCCCTCGTGGACGTAGTCGCGGCCCTCGTTGCGGGCGAGGATCATCGCTTCCAGCGCCACGCGGTTGGCGATCGCGCCGGCCGCAATGCCCATGGGATGGCCGATGGTGCCGCCGCCGAATTGCAGCACGACGTCTTCACCGAGCAGATCGAGCAGCTGATGCATCTGGCCGGCATGGATGCCGCCGGAGGCGACCGGCATCATCTTGTTCAAGCTCGCCCAGGATTGGTCGAAGAAAATGCCGTGCTCGAGCCTGGTCGGATTGAACTCCTCGCGGCAGACATCATAGTAGCCGCGCGTGGTATTGGGGTCGCCTTCGAGCTTGCCGACCACAGTGCCGGCATGGATGTGGTCCACGCCCGCAAGCCGCATCCATTTCGCGATGACGCGGAACGACACGCCGTGGCTCTTCTGCCGTGTATAGGTGGAGTGACCGGCGCGGTGCAGATGCAGGATCATGTCGTTGCGGCGCGCCCATTTCGCCATGGACTGGATCGCGGTGTAGCCGATCACGAGGTCGATCATGACGATGCACGAGCCGAGCTCTTTCGCGAACTCCGCGCGCTCGTACATGTCCTCCATCGTAGCCGCGGTGACGTTCAGATAGGTGCCCTTGACCTCGCCCGAGGCGGCCTGCGCGCGGTTCACGGCCTCCATGCAATAGAGGAAGCGGTCGCGCCAGTGCATGAAGGGCTGCGAGTTGATGTTCTCGTCATCCTTGGTGAAGTCGAGCCCGCCCTTCAGCGCCTCGTAGACCACGCGGCCGTAATTGCGGCCTGAAAGACCGAGCTTCGGCTTTACGGTTGCGCCCAGCAGCGGCCGGCCGAACTTGTCGAGCCGCTCGCGCTCGACGACGATGCCCGTTGCAGGTCCCTGGAATGTCTTCACATAGGCGACGGGGAAGCGCATGTCTTCCAGGCGCAGCGCCTTCAGCGGCTTGAAGCCGAAGACGTTGCCGATGATCGAAGCCGAGAGATTCGCGATCGAACCGGGCTCGAACAGGTCGAGATCATAGGCGATATAGGCGAAATACGAGCCGGGAGCGCCCGGCACAGGATCGACGCGGTAGCATTTTGCACGGTACTTCTCCGCCGCGGTCAGGCGATCGGTCCACACCACCGTCCAGGTCGCAGTCGAGGATTCGCCGGCGACGGCCGCCGACGCCTCGATCGGGTCGACGCCCTCCTGCGGCGTCACGCGGAACAGTGCGATGACATCCGTGTCCTTTGGCGTATACTCGGGCTCCCAATAGCCCATGCGCGCGTATTCCATCGTGCCCGAGCGATAGCGCTCCTTGCCGCGGACGGTTCCTGCATGTGCATTCATGGCTCTCTCCTGCTCTTCTCTCTCTGAATGATTAGGCCGCGACCGGCTCGCGGGCGTCGATACGCGGATCGAGCTCGCCGGCGCGGTAACGCCGCGCCATCTCGCTCAAGGGAAGGACCTTGATCTTGCTGGCATGGCCCGCCGTTCCGAACTGCTCGAAACGGTCGCAGCAGAGCTCGCGCATCGCGTCCATCGCGGGTTTCAGGAATTTGCGCGGATCGAACTCGGAACGCGATTGCGTGGCAACCTTCCGGAACACGGCGGTCATCGCCAGACGACAATCCGTATCGATGTTGACCTTGCGCACGCCGCTCTTGATGCCGCGGACGATCTCCTCGACCGGCACGCCCCAGGTCTGCGGCATCTCGCCGCCAAACCGGTTGAACATGTCCTGGAGCGGCTGAGGCACCGACGAGGAGCCGTGCATCACCAGATGCGTGTTCGGCAGGCGGCGATGGATCTCCTCGACCACCCGCATCGCCAGGATGTCGCCGTCGGGCTTGCGACTGAACTTGTAGGCGCCATGCGAGGTGCCCATTGCAATCGCAAGCGCGTCGACCTTGGTGGCACGGACGAAGTCCACAGCCTGGCCGGGATCAGTCAGCAACTGGTCGTGACTGACCTTGCCCTCGATACCATGGCCGTCTTCCTGCTCGCCGCCACCATGCTCCAGCGAGCCAAGCACACCGAGTTCGCCTTCGACGGAGGCGCCGACCCAATGGGCAAGATCGACGACGCGTCGGGTGATCGCGACGTTGTAGTCGTAGTCGGCCGCCGTCTTGGCGTCGGCCTCGAGCGAGCCGTCCATCATCACCGAGGTAAAGCCATGGGCGATGGCGGAGGCACACGTCGCCTCGTCATTGCCGTGGTCCTGGTGCATGCAGAGCGGAATGTCCGGATAGGTCCGCTCCAGCGCGTCGATCATATGCGAGAGCATGAGATCGCCTGCATAACTGCGCGCACCGCGCGAAGCCTGGATGATGACGGGCGCATCGACTTCGGCGGCCGCCTGCATGATCGCGATGCCTTGCTCCATGTTGTTGATGTTGAACGCCGGCACTGCGTAACCATGGGACGCGGCATGATCGAGCAGCTGGCGAAGGGTGATACGGGCCACGAACATTCCTCCTGTTATTGCTTGCGAACGCGGGCGATGGTCCGGCGGGCGGCCTCGGCTATGCTTTGCGGCGTGATGCCGAACTCGCGGTAGAGCACCGGCGCAGGCGCAGAGGCGCCGAAGCCGCGCATACCGACGAACTCGCCGTCCGCACCGGTCCAGCGATGCCAATCCCCGACAACGGCAGCCTCGATGCCGACGCGAGGAGCCGTGCCGAGCACGGCGGCGCGATAGTCATCGGGTTGCTCTTCGAACAGGGCGAAGCATGGCGCGGACACGACAGCGGCACGGATATGCTCGGTCGCAAGCAGGCGGGCAGCTTCGAGCGCGATCGAGACTTCCGAGCCGGTCGCCATCAGCGTCACGTCGCGGCCGCCGTCGGGCGAGACGATCAGATAGGCGCCGCGGGCGACCCGGTTCCGGCCGCGGACATCGCTGCGAAAGGTCGGCAACGCCTGGCGCGACAGGCACAGCACGGAAGGACGGTCCTTCGCTTCGAGCGCGCAGTCCCAGGCCTCCAGCGTCTCGACCGCGTCGGCGGGGCGGAACACCAGCAAGTTGGGAATGACGCGCAGCGCCGCAAGATGCTCGACCGGCTGATGCGTCGGGCCATCCTCCCCGAGGCCAATGGAGTCGTGCGTCATCACATGGATGACGCGGAGCCGCATCAGGGCCGCAAGGCGGATCGCCGGCCGGCTGTAGTCGGAGAAGGCGAGGAACGTGCCGCCATAAGGTATGAAGCCGCCATGCAGCGCCAGGCCGTTCATCGCAGCGGCCATGCCGTGCTCACGGATGCCGTAGTGGATGTAGTCGCCGGCGAACGCATCGCGCTTGACGGGCGCCTGTGCCTTGGCATGCGTCAGGTTCGAATGGGTCAGGTCAGCCGAGCCGCCGACCAATCCGGGGATGGTCCCGGCAATGCCGTCGAGCACCTGCTGCGAGGCCTGCCGCGTCGCAAGCTTGGGACGTTCGCTGGCAAAGCGCTCGCGCAATTTTGCCGAGGCCTGGGCATAGGCGTGCGGCAGGGCAACCGACTTGCCCTCGATGAACAGTTCGCGCTGCTCGGGCGTCGCGTGTTCATAGCGATCAAGCCAGGCGAGACGCTCGACCTGCCCGCGTTGGCCGATCATCCGCCACGCCTTTGCGACGGTGACAGGCACGACGAAGGGTTGATAATCCCAGCCAAGTGTCCGTCGCGCAGCCGCAGCCTGCTCGGTGCCGAGCGGCGCGCCATGCGCCTTCTCGGTGCCCTGCCGATCCGGCGCGCCGTAACCGATGATGGTGCGGCAGGCGATCAGCGACGGTTTTTCGGTTTCACGTTCTTCCGCAATCGCCTCTGCGACGGCTTCGGGATCGTGCCCATCGACGCGGCGCACGGACCAGCCGGACGCCGCGAAGCGCGCCAGTTGATCATCCGAGGTCGCAAGCGACGTCGGCCCGTCGATGGAGATGCCATTGTCGTCGAACAGCACGATCAGGCGGCCAAGTCCGAGGTGGCCGGCGAGCGAGATCGCCTCCTGGCTGATGCCTTCCATGAGACAGCCGTCACCAGATATCACATAGGTGAAGTGATCGACGAGGCCGTCGCCATGCCGCGCGTTCGCCATGCGCTCGGCCAGCGCCATGCCGACGGCGGTCGCGATCCCCTGCCCCAACGGACCGGTCGTGGTCTCGACGCCGGGCGTGTGACCATATTCCGGATGTCCCGGCGTCTTGGAGCCCCATTGCCTGAAGGCCTTGATGTCATCGAGGCTGACTTCTCCACCGGTAAGGTGCAGCAGCGCATAGAGCAGCATCGAGCCGTGGCCGGCCGAGAGCACAAAACGGTCGCGGTCCGGCCAGCTCGGATGCGCCGAGTCGAATTTGAGGAAGCGCGAGAACAGCACGGTCGCGACATCGGCCATTCCCATGGGTAGTCCAGGATGACCTGACTGCGAGGTCTCGATGGCGTCGACCGCGAGGAAGCGGACGGCGTTGGCAAGATCGCTGTGCGCGACGGCCGTGAGGTCGGCGTCGGCATGAACCGAGATGTTCATCAGATCCTCCTTTTCACTTCAGGCTGCGCTTGCGCTCGATCAGCTGCATGATCAGCGGCGTCAGGATGAGCTGCATTGCGAGATCGAGCTTCGCGCCCGGACACACGATCGAATTCGCGCGGGACATCCAGCTGTGCGGCAGCATCGAGAGCAGATAGGGAAAATCGATGCCGCGCGGATTCTTGAAGCGGATCACGACCATCGATTCGTCCGGCGTCGGGATCCAGCGTGCGATGAACGGATTTGACGTATCGACCGTCGGCACACGCTGGAAATTGATGTCGGTCTCGGTGAATTGCGGGCAGATGTAGTGGATGTAATCCGGCATCCGCCGCAGGATCGTGTCGGTGACGGCCTCGGTCGAATAGCCGCGCGCGCTGCGGTCACGATGCAGCTTCTGGATCCATTCGAGATTGATCACGGGCACGACGCCGATCTTGAGGTCGGCATAGCGGGCGACGTTGACCCTGTCGGTGACGACGGCGCCGTGCAGGCCCTCGTAGAACAAGAGGTCCGAGGTCTCCGGCAGCTGCTTCCATTCGGTGAAGGTGCCGGGGGCAGCGCCATGCAGCGCGGATTCCTCGGCGTCGTGCACGTAGTGCCGCGTCGTCGCCGTGCCGGTCTCGCCATAGTCGCGGAAGGCGCGTTCGAGTTCCTCGAACAGATTGGTCTCGGGGCTGAAATGGCTGAAATGCTTGTTGCCGCGTTCAGCCTCGGTCGCCATCTGCGCGCGCATCTCGGCGCGGTCGTAACGATGGAAGGCATCGCCCTCGATGTAGACGGCGTTGACCTTCTCGCGGAAGAAGATCTGCTCAAAGGTCTTCTTGACCGAGGTGGTGCCGGCGCCGGACGAGCCGGTGATGGAGATGATCGGATGCTTCCTCGACATGGGTCACCTCGCTCACAGCCGGAAGAAGCCGCGCCGCGCGAACAGCGGTGCGGAGACGCTGGCGACCGGCAGTGGATCGCAGTGCAGCTCGGCGACGCGCCGCACCTCGTTGCTGGAGCCCATGACCAGCGGCACGCGCTGGTGCAGGCTTTGCGCCGAGAGATCGAGGATGCGCTCGCGACCGGTCGAAGCCGAGCCGCCGGCCTGCTCGATGATCATGGCCATCGGGTGCGCTTCGTAGACGAGACGCAAACGGCCGTCGCCGTAGCCTGGCCGCGCGTCGGAGGGATAGAGGAACACGCCGCCGCGGGTCAGGATGCGATAGGCCTCCGCGACCAGTGAGCCGATCCAGCGCATGTTGAAATTATGATTCGCAGGTCCCTCGACGCCGGCGAGGCATTCATCGACGAAGGCGCGCACCGGCGGATCCCAATGGCGGCGATTGGAGACGTTGATCGCAAACTCCTCGCAAGCCTCGGAGATCTGCACGGCGCTGCGCGCGAGACGGAAGCAGCCGGCCTTGCGATCGAGCGTGAAGATGTCGACGCCATCGCCCAGCGTCAGCACCAGCGAGGTCTGCGGACCGTAGGTGACGAAACCTGCGGCCAGTTGCGCTGAGCCGCGCTGATGGAAGGCGAGACCGAGATCATCCGGCGCCGGCAGGATCGAGAAGATCGTGCCGACGGTCATGTTGATGTCGATGTTGGAGGAGCCGTCGAGCGGATCGATCGCAACGCAGATCTTGGCTTCGCGGTCGCCAATCTGCGGCTCGCGCATCTCTTCGGACGCCAATGCCGCGATCGGCAGCCTGCCGAGGCAGCGCCGCAGGATCGCATCCGCCTGGACGTCCAGATTGCGCTGGATATCGCCGTCGCTGTTGCGGCCGGTGGTGAGGCCGGAGGCGTCCGCGAGGTCGCCAGTGGCGATGAGGTCGGCGATCTCGATCGCCGCAGCGGCGATGGCATCGACAGCGGCCGCCACGGCCAAGGCATGCGGCGCCGTCTCGGAATAGCGTTGAAGGTGGTCGTCCAGCCTGAGTTGCCCGGTCATCTGCGTCCATCCCCTTGTGGGTGCCGCATCCAGTTCCCTCCTTTCGGGAGGTTGGTGCGGTCTGTCCCAGCATGAGGAGATTGACAGCGTCGGCTTAATAAGGAAAATTTCTATTTATAATGAGTGTCAAAGAATTTTCTTATAATGGACCTGCCCATGCGGCGAGCCAGTTCCGGCATCTGACGATCCGGCAGCTGCG
The genomic region above belongs to Bradyrhizobium sp. CCBAU 53338 and contains:
- a CDS encoding form I ribulose bisphosphate carboxylase large subunit is translated as MNAHAGTVRGKERYRSGTMEYARMGYWEPEYTPKDTDVIALFRVTPQEGVDPIEASAAVAGESSTATWTVVWTDRLTAAEKYRAKCYRVDPVPGAPGSYFAYIAYDLDLFEPGSIANLSASIIGNVFGFKPLKALRLEDMRFPVAYVKTFQGPATGIVVERERLDKFGRPLLGATVKPKLGLSGRNYGRVVYEALKGGLDFTKDDENINSQPFMHWRDRFLYCMEAVNRAQAASGEVKGTYLNVTAATMEDMYERAEFAKELGSCIVMIDLVIGYTAIQSMAKWARRNDMILHLHRAGHSTYTRQKSHGVSFRVIAKWMRLAGVDHIHAGTVVGKLEGDPNTTRGYYDVCREEFNPTRLEHGIFFDQSWASLNKMMPVASGGIHAGQMHQLLDLLGEDVVLQFGGGTIGHPMGIAAGAIANRVALEAMILARNEGRDYVHEGPEILARAAQTCTPLKSALEVWKDVTFNYQSTDTPDFVPTALETV
- a CDS encoding class 1 fructose-bisphosphatase, yielding MTGQLRLDDHLQRYSETAPHALAVAAAVDAIAAAAIEIADLIATGDLADASGLTTGRNSDGDIQRNLDVQADAILRRCLGRLPIAALASEEMREPQIGDREAKICVAIDPLDGSSNIDINMTVGTIFSILPAPDDLGLAFHQRGSAQLAAGFVTYGPQTSLVLTLGDGVDIFTLDRKAGCFRLARSAVQISEACEEFAINVSNRRHWDPPVRAFVDECLAGVEGPANHNFNMRWIGSLVAEAYRILTRGGVFLYPSDARPGYGDGRLRLVYEAHPMAMIIEQAGGSASTGRERILDLSAQSLHQRVPLVMGSSNEVRRVAELHCDPLPVASVSAPLFARRGFFRL
- a CDS encoding phosphoribulokinase: MSRKHPIISITGSSGAGTTSVKKTFEQIFFREKVNAVYIEGDAFHRYDRAEMRAQMATEAERGNKHFSHFSPETNLFEELERAFRDYGETGTATTRHYVHDAEESALHGAAPGTFTEWKQLPETSDLLFYEGLHGAVVTDRVNVARYADLKIGVVPVINLEWIQKLHRDRSARGYSTEAVTDTILRRMPDYIHYICPQFTETDINFQRVPTVDTSNPFIARWIPTPDESMVVIRFKNPRGIDFPYLLSMLPHSWMSRANSIVCPGAKLDLAMQLILTPLIMQLIERKRSLK
- the fba gene encoding class II fructose-bisphosphate aldolase (catalyzes the reversible aldol condensation of dihydroxyacetonephosphate and glyceraldehyde 3-phosphate in the Calvin cycle, glycolysis, and/or gluconeogenesis) — encoded protein: MARITLRQLLDHAASHGYAVPAFNINNMEQGIAIMQAAAEVDAPVIIQASRGARSYAGDLMLSHMIDALERTYPDIPLCMHQDHGNDEATCASAIAHGFTSVMMDGSLEADAKTAADYDYNVAITRRVVDLAHWVGASVEGELGVLGSLEHGGGEQEDGHGIEGKVSHDQLLTDPGQAVDFVRATKVDALAIAMGTSHGAYKFSRKPDGDILAMRVVEEIHRRLPNTHLVMHGSSSVPQPLQDMFNRFGGEMPQTWGVPVEEIVRGIKSGVRKVNIDTDCRLAMTAVFRKVATQSRSEFDPRKFLKPAMDAMRELCCDRFEQFGTAGHASKIKVLPLSEMARRYRAGELDPRIDAREPVAA
- the tkt gene encoding transketolase, producing the protein MNISVHADADLTAVAHSDLANAVRFLAVDAIETSQSGHPGLPMGMADVATVLFSRFLKFDSAHPSWPDRDRFVLSAGHGSMLLYALLHLTGGEVSLDDIKAFRQWGSKTPGHPEYGHTPGVETTTGPLGQGIATAVGMALAERMANARHGDGLVDHFTYVISGDGCLMEGISQEAISLAGHLGLGRLIVLFDDNGISIDGPTSLATSDDQLARFAASGWSVRRVDGHDPEAVAEAIAEERETEKPSLIACRTIIGYGAPDRQGTEKAHGAPLGTEQAAAARRTLGWDYQPFVVPVTVAKAWRMIGQRGQVERLAWLDRYEHATPEQRELFIEGKSVALPHAYAQASAKLRERFASERPKLATRQASQQVLDGIAGTIPGLVGGSADLTHSNLTHAKAQAPVKRDAFAGDYIHYGIREHGMAAAMNGLALHGGFIPYGGTFLAFSDYSRPAIRLAALMRLRVIHVMTHDSIGLGEDGPTHQPVEHLAALRVIPNLLVFRPADAVETLEAWDCALEAKDRPSVLCLSRQALPTFRSDVRGRNRVARGAYLIVSPDGGRDVTLMATGSEVSIALEAARLLATEHIRAAVVSAPCFALFEEQPDDYRAAVLGTAPRVGIEAAVVGDWHRWTGADGEFVGMRGFGASAPAPVLYREFGITPQSIAEAARRTIARVRKQ